The Polyangium spumosum region ACCTCCGAAGAAAGATCGCCGAAGCAGAAGCCCGCGCCACGCCGCCGAGCTGACATCCCACCCCCACTGCACCAGAGCTCGCGCGAAAACGTCGCGTCGCTGCAGGACAGTGTGCGCGTAGATAGCGAGGGTCGGTCACACGGCGAGATCCACACGCCCAAGACCGGCCAGCGGGAGATCCCGATCTCCAGGGAGCTCGCGCGTCTCCTCGCCCCCATCGTGAAGAGGGGACCCAGGGAGGCGCACGTCGCCCTGAACGACCACGGCAAACCGTGGGGTCAGTTCGGGATCGACCAAGCGTTCGAGCGCGTCTGCCGGCGGGCGGGCCTGAGCGGGTGGTCGGTGTACGGTCTCCGACACTACGCGATTACCAGTTGGCTCCGCGCTGGCATCCCTGTCCACGTCGTCCAGAAGATGGCAGGTCACAAGCACCTGGCGACCACGCAGAAGTACGTCCACTTCCTCAAGCAGGACCTGGAAGAGGCAGCCCGCCGGCTGCCGGTACGCCGAACTCGGCAGAACGCCAAGACGGACGGCCAGGACGAGGACCAGAGCTGAGGCCACCGAACCGACCATCGTCGGTTGAGGCCACAGTGAGGCCACAGGATTTCTGGCCACCGGACGGGCGATCAACCTCGCGGTCTGTAACCCCGCGGAATCACCCAAGAAACGCCTGGAGCCGCCTTCGAGATTTGAACTCGAGACCTACGGTTTACGAAACCCCTCCGAGCCTTCTCGGGTGACTCGCCAATTGCAGCCTTTTCGCAGGGATTTCAGAGGGTTGGAGGTGGACAGGAGCGGACAGGTTGGGACGGGTCTGGACGCGAGATTTGGCAAAGATTTGGCACGGGGAGCCGCCTGACGAACGGGATCGGCATCCCGGTCCAGCAGTTGTCCTCCCTTCCCCTCCCCTTCCCTGAAGTCGGGACCGACAAACAGGCTTGACAGCCACAGGTTCTATGTGGCGGAAGCGATCCCGATCTACTGGACGCGCTGGCGAGCGGGCGAAGCCGCGAGCCGGTCGCGCGCCTCTGTCAGCCGACGCTCGAGCGCTTCGCGCGCCGCGGTCTGCGTCATGAGCTCCCGCTCTAGCTCGGCCGCAACGCGCTCGTGCTCGTCCACGATCGTCTGCCCGTATGCTGCGAGCTCGTCGTCCCCCACGTCGCGCGCAAGCTGCACGCGTCGCCGCCATTCCTCCGTCTGTGCACGCGCCGCGGCGAGCTGTTCTCTGAACGCGCTCTCGTCGCGCCTCACCTCGCCGACGGCCAGCTCGGCCGCGCGGAGCAGCGCCTGCTTTTGCGCGGCTGTCCTCGGCTTCGAGCCGCTGAGCTTCGCGAGCCACCGAGCTCTCAGGATCTCTCCTGCGTGCCTGGCGATCCCGGACTCAGCCTGAAACAGCAGGATCGCGCCGATGATCTGCGCGGTCGCCACCCGCTCGGCGGCGGCGATCCGCTCCTCGACCTGCATGATCGCGCTGTCGATCGTCGCGCGGAGTGCCGCGGCCGCCTCCACCTCGGCCTCCACATCGTGGAGGAACAGCAACTCGATCTCCTTCCTCCACCGATGTGCGCCCCGCGTGAGTGCCGCCTTCGGCAGACGTGGCCGCTTCGCACGCGCCGCACGCCTCTGCGCCGCGTGGAAAGAGGCATCGATCCGCTTCTGCCCCTCGCTCCATGTCGCCTCGTATCCGCGCCGGAGCTCGTCGCTCCGCCGCGCGACGAGCCTCACGACCGCTCGGTCGACCTCCGCAACGAGAGCGCGGGGATCGTCGGTATCCGTGCGGCGACCGTCCTTTCGGGCACGACGGGGCTTGGCCATTCGCAGAGCATGCAGCATTCGCGGCCCGACTGCGCGCACGATGTGCGACTTCGTCGGGCGACGACGGACGGGGGCGGATCGGCTATACTGCGTCTCATCGAGCGCACGATGTACACCGTGAAGCGCCTGGAGGGCTCCGACGCACCGCGCCCCGCACGCTGGCTCGGCGCAAGTGAGGGGAACGAAGGGCCGATCTACGTCCTCGAGCGCGGGGACGAGGTCGTATGGAGTGTGGGCATCGATTTCGGCAGGGCTTCCTTCGTCCCATTCCGTGAGGAGCTGGTCTGGGAGAGTGCCGACGCGATCGTCCTCGGAGGTGGGGACACCGTGTACGTACTCGACATCGGGACCAGCGCCCTCCGCGCCACGATCGCCGTTCCTTCGCGTTTCGGCCACCTGGCGCTCGCGCCCGTGCCCACTCCGGACGGAGGAGAGGAGTTCCTCTTCGTCCTGGGCTGGACGGACGTGCACGCGGTGGATCGAAGGCTCGAAACCCGGTGGATCGCACGAAACGTTGCAGTCGACGGCATCGTTTTCCACGAGATTCGAGGCGACGCGCTGATCGTATCGGCGGAGATGGATCCGCCGGGCGGCTGGGTCGAGGTTGCGCTCGACATCCGGACTGGGAGCGAGCTGTCGCGACGGTCCCCTTCGCTCCCCGGCCCACGGTCTGGTACCGTGCATAACGACTGAATTCATGGACCGAGCAACCTTCGCCTCCCGCCTCGAAACCGCATCCCTCCGGGCTCGCGACTTCGCGCGCGAGCTGGTCCTCGAGCACCTGCCAGACGAGATTCGCTTCGATGTCGTGCTCAACGCGTCCTACGACGGAAACCCCCTTCACCCGGACGAGGTTGTTTTTCCCGGCGACGGCGAGCGCTTCTCACGCGCCGACCTGAAGGGCGTCGATGCCACGACGGTCCTCGATCTGCTCCTTCGCGACGGCATGGTCCCCGAGTGGATCAACCTCACCGTGACGCACGAGCACGGAGGCAAAACGTTCATTGAAGTGCTTTGCTGCGGTCGATTCACCGCCAACGAATCATTGCTTTACCATGCGGAGGAGGGGTATCCGCCTTTTCATGTCCTGGGCCCTTCGATCCCGCCCCACGTCGAGACGCCGAGTCGCTCACGGTACAGCCTGTACTGGTCGATGGAGGTCCATGATGACGAGCTCGAAAGGCTCGATGGTCGGGACCAAGTACAGACGTTATGCCTGCGTGGCGGCGGGATCCATGACCACACGCTGGAGCGATTGGCCCGGCTGCATCGGCTGCGCTCGCTCCGGCTTGAAGGCACCTCAGTCCGCGGAGAAGGTCTCGTTCACGCGGTCGGAGGGGCGCTCCAATATCTGATGATATCGGGATCGCTCGTGCGGATCGATGGGCTTGCGTGCTTGCCGAGCAGCCTGTCATCGCTCGTTTCGCTGACTCTCGACGAGAGCCCGCTCGTCGAGGGTGAACTGGCACACCTGCAGCGTATGACGAGGGTTCATACGCTCGAGCTCACGAACACGTCCGTGACCGACGAGGGCGCGCGTCTCCTCGCGGCTGCGCCGACGCTGCGCGAGCTCGATCTCAGCGGCACGGCGATCTCCGATGGGGCCTGCGCCCATCTCGGCCGCATGGCCGCGCTGGAGACGCTCTCGCTGGATCGGACGGCAGTAACGGATGCCGGCGTGCGCCATCTCGCGAACGTGCCGCGCCTGCGGTTCCTGTCGCTCGCCGGCACGGGCGTCACCGATCGAGGAGCGGCAAGCCTGGTCGATTCAACCTGCCTGCAGCAGGTCGACCTTCATGACACGCAGGTAACGCCGACGGGTGTTGCCCTGCTGAGGAAACGCAAGATTTACGTGGTGAGAGCGCCGCGTCGTGGAAACGCGGTCCCCGCCTCATAGCCGTCATGGGCATATTCGATATTGTTGTGGCCGAAGCAGAGTGCCCGCGCTGCGGCGACCTGCAGCCGTGGCGAATCCAGTACAAGTACGGGTATTGCCGCCTGCACGAGTACACGCTTGGCGACGCGATTTGCTGGTTCGACCCACCAGGGCGACGCGCACCCCTGATCGACATGGGGGAGAACGTGGCCGGTCTGGTTGCCGTGTCGGGCACGCCGGAGGCCGCATGCCGCCACTGCAAAGTCGAGCCGGACGAAGCAACGGTGTGGTTCCGAGACAACGTCGTGGAGAGCGTCGAGGTGGGCGTCCCCGTGCCAAATGACGACTTCATACCCGTCACCCCTCCACTGGAATGGCTACAGGTCTGGTCGCAGCGGCGCGCTGGCAGTGCAAACGAGGATCGCCTTGAAGCGAGCTGCCGTGGTCGCCGGTGGACACTGGTCATTGCGGACGGCGCGGGCGGGCTTTCCGGCGGCGCGCTCGCTGCACAACGGGCAGCGGAGGCGGTGTCTGCCTTGGGTGCAGACATGGAGCTCACGCCTGCGACTTGGTGCGAACGGCTCGTGCAACTCGACCGCGAAATGTCCGCGGATCCAAAGTGTGGGGAGACGACGCTCGTCGTGGTCCAGGTGAGCGGCAGCGAGCTGTGGGGCGCGAGCATCGGAGACTCGGGGGCGCTCCTCGTAGAGGCCGGGCGGGTCGTGGAGCTGACCGCGAGGCAGAAGCGCAAGCCGCTTCTCGGCAGTGGGGAATGCATGCCTACGAGTATCGAGCGTCAGCCCCTCACGGGGCGTCTTCTCCTGGCGTCCGACGGTCTTTTGAAATACCTGCCTCAACCAAGGCTCTCCGGGATCGCTTTGGCGGGTGACGTCCGCTCGGCCGTCGATGCGCTGGTCGAGGCTGTGGAGCTTCCTTCGGGGAGGTTCCACGACGATGTCGCCGTGATACTCGCCGAGCATGTCGTGCGCTCGTGACTCCGTACGACGGCACCCAACGACGGCCATGAAGTCTACGTGTAGCTTACTCCGTTGCCCGTGCCGCCATCCATCGCCCGTGCGCGCGTTGGAAGATTAATGGCGCCGCGGGGTGCGCCAGCGGAATCCACTGCGCGCTCATGTTGCCGATGCGCACGGCCCGAGCATTTCCGTAATGCCCTGGATCCGGGCGTAGGCGGCTCCCCGGGTCCTCGGAGGTCGCAAGCGGGACGAGCTCGCGAAAGACGCGCAGCGCCGCGTTGCCGAGCGTCACGATGACCTCCGCGCGCGCAGTCCGAAGCTCAGCCAAGAGCCGGTCGCGATGATCTCGCAGCGCCTCGCGTACGATGTCGTTCTCCGAGGGATGCGGTAAAAACGTTGCACGGAGAAGCCCGTTTGCAACAGCGAATGGTGCATACGTATTCTCGATCCGTCGTGCCCCGCCGGTGCTGCCGCGGTAGGTGTCGAGGCAGTCGGTGATCCAGGCAGCGCCACGCGCGGCCCCCAGAGGCGCGAGCACCTGCCGCTCCACCCAGACCCCGGAGGAGCCGTTCAGATTTCCGCACCGTCCGATCCGACCCCACGCCGGCGAGAAGCCGACGGAAGCCTTCCAGCGCTCGATATGCACGCCTTCATCCGCCCCCGCCCAGAAGGGCTCGGGTTCGTTTGCCACCGCGAGCGCCTTCACGGGCTTCCAGGGTCGAGGTGGCTCCCACGCGACGCGAAGCGCGCTCGGATAGGCGCCGAGCACGAAAAGGCCACGGGGCGAGGACGCGGATGGCGGGCAGGAGGCGACGGGGACGCCGAAGGGGAAGCGCTGCTCCATGATCTCGTCGCCGCGATCCTACCCGATTCTGGGTCGCAAAAGCATCTCCTCATGCCACGACGCGTAACCCTGGCAGCGCGCGCGGCGCCGTCGCCATCCGCCACCCCAGCACGCTCGCCCACGGCCATTCCCCGGTGATCGCGATTCCCCAGGCATCCGGCGAACGCGCCATCGGCGAGAGTCGCTCGAGCTGGAAGTCGTTGTGCTCCACCACGGCGCGCAATCCGGTGCGTCGCGAGAGCTCTTCCCGCACCCACGCGAGCTCCTCGGCCGCAGCGACTGCGTTTTGCTCGGGGAACCCCGTGATGTAATTGACCACGAGCCCGACGCCGGCTTCCCCCGCGGCATCGAGCACGCGTAAAAACAAACCCTTCGATTGCTTCTTGTCGATGCGCCGTTGCTGTTCCGGATCGATCGTCTCGAGCCCCACCTCCAGCGTATCGCATCCACCCAGCGAAAGCCGCCGTAGCGCCGTCGCATCGAGCGATGCATGCAGCTTCGTGCACCCGCTCCAGCGAACGCGCCCCGCGATCTGCTCGGAAAGCGCCGCGAGTCGCTTCGGGACGAGCAGGCTGTCCTTGAACGCGACGTTTGCGCCTCGCTCTGCCGCTGTTCTCACGACGGGCTCGACGACCGCATCCTGGAGCGTTCGGTAGACGCCCTCGATCGTCGGGTACGTGCAGAACTCACACTTCCCATAGCTGCAACCGCGAGACGCTTGCGTCGGCAGCGTGAGGCGCGGCAATCCATACAGCGATAGATCCTGAAAGACAGGCGCATGCGTCGGATCGTCCACGGCACGACGAACCATTCGACCGCCGGCACGCAAGCATTCCTGTGGCAACGGCAGGTCGCGTGCGACCGCGTCGAGCAACTCGACGAACGTGCGCTCGGCATACCCGATCACGAACGTATCCACGAACCGGCCGAACCGGGCATCCTGCACGATCCGGTCCTGCAACGCCGTTACATGAGCGCCGCCCCAAACGATTTGCACCGACGGCCAGAGCTCCCGGGCAATCGCGCTCGCGACGAGCCCGAGCAACACCTGCCCGCTGAAAAGTACGGAGACCCCGAACACGTCGGGCCGCGTGGAGGATTCGAGCTGCGAGCGGATCCAATGGCCCACGGGTGACGCGACGAGGCGCTCGACCGCAGCATCCACGGCGTCGTGCGAGCACGTGAGCGATAGATGGGGATCCGCGTCACCGAGGCGATCGAAGTCGGTCAGGTACACCTGGAGCATGGGCACGAACGTCTCGCGCTGGAGCGCGGAAAGGAGCGCGCCGGGCTTGTCGTGGTCGCCGACGACGGTCGAAGCAGGGAGTTCGAGGTCGGGCGGAAGCCGTTCGCGAATCCACCGGATGCTCAGGTCGAGCGCGTCGGCCTCGTGCCCCGCGGCGCGAGCGGCGGCGACGAGGAGCGCGGGGCCGAGGAGGGGGCCTGCGCTGTACTTGAGAAGGGGCGGAACGACGAGGAGCGCACGGGCAGCGGGCATGAGGACCTCCGGGATCGTGGTCCGCAGGCGTCGCTGCGAACCGTCCGAAGGCCCCAGTCAGGAGGGGGCAAAACGTGACGAAGATTTTTTTCGAGAGCGCGGGGCGCGTCCCCGGAGGAGCGCGCCCCGCTGTTGTCACGTCACTTCTTGGGCTGCTCCTTCGGCGGCGACGGCTGCGCTGCGGGCGCAGGCGGCGGGGCGTTGCCATGCCCCTGCCGTTCACGGTTGATCCGGTCGGCCTCGTACGCCGGGTTGTTGGGGTTCTTGACCTTCGCGCGATCGTCGTTCGGGCTGGACGGCTTGTTCGCCATGGTTTCTGCTCGTTTTCGTGATGGGAATTCGCGCCCTCCTGGCGCGAGGCGGAGCCGCTAACCGGCTCCGCAGCTCCCAGTCACGAGGCGACGAGACGTGACAAAAATTCCTGTAAGTTACTGACATCGCTCATCAAATTTCTCCTTGAGCGCACGTACGGCCCGACTGTACCGCTGCCGTACGGCCTCCGTGGTGAGGTTGAGGCGCTGGGCGATCTCGGCGTGCGGACGGTCCTCCCAGAGGTGCTGCACGATCACCTTCCGCTCTTCCGGCTTGAGGCCACATAACGCGTCGTAGACGGCCTTCTCCCTCGCCTCCTCTCGAAGAAGGTCCGGGATGGGGCCGTCCTGGAAACATGCCACGGGGAAAGGAGGGGGATCGTTCGGATCGAGCGGGCAGGACCGGCGGCCCTGGCGTGTCTCCTTGAAGGCCGCGTTGCGCACGGATTTGAAGAAGTACTCCCGGACATTTCTGAGCCGCTGGCTCCGCGTGCAGACCGCGACGATAATCTCCTGCACGATCTCCTCCGCCGAATCCTTGTCGCGCGTGTAGCCGTATGCAATCCGGATCCCTTCGCTTCGATCGCTGTTCCCGTAGGCATCGCGATGGTGCAGAGCCTCCACACACCGATTGAAGCCCGCCTCCTCCTCCGGCGTCGTGATCTCCCCAGCCTGCGCTGGCGCCAGGCTCCGCGGTTTTCCCCCGAGCGCGCCCTGCACGACCTGCCGCGAGCAAGCCGTCGTCGACCCCGAGCACGTCTCGAGCGCACGCGCCATCTCCTGCGCCGAGAGCGCCGACGCGACCTGGCCGAGCGCATTGCCGATGAGCAGCGCGATGACCGAGACAGCGAGGCTCCCCGCCGTCACGAGCCCCGCGAAAAACGCCGACCGGCGCACGCCCGTCCAGAGCGAGCGCATCCAGAGCCACCACCCCCGGGTCGAGAGCGCCGCGGCAAACAGGAAGAGGAGCGTCGCGCCCGCGAGGATGAAACCACCGAGCAGATCCAGCGGCATCCGGATGACGCGTGATGCCTGGAATGGCACGACGCACCCGTCGACGAAGAGCGCCACCCCGCCGAGAGAGAGCCACGGGTGACGAAAGAGCTCCCGATACCAGGACGAACGCTCTTTCGGCGGGGGAATCGGCGGCACGTAGTAACCCACCGGCTGCGACGCCGCGGGTCTTGATGGTGCACCGCGGGAGCCGAGCTTGCGCACGACCGAGGCGATGGCGCCGATCAACGCGACGAACCCGGTCAGCCCGAGCAAGGACGCGGCGATCGCCACCGCGCCCTCCACGACGTGCGTCTCCCGCGCGCCGATGGCGTCGAGCGCCCACGCGCTCGCGAGGCCCAGGACGCCCGCCCAGAGGGCCAGCAGCGTGACCGCGAGCGGCAACAGGACGAGCACCGAGAGCAGCGCGAGCGACACCGCCGCCAGCGCGGCCTGCCAGCGCGGGGTGGACGAGGTTGGCGCAGTGGCCTGTGGCGTGTTCACCGGGCCTCTTGGTAGGCGAGCATGGTTGGCTGGGTACCCGAGCGTAAAGGAGAGTAGCCCGGTGGTGCAACAGGCACAGAGGGCGGGTCGTCGTCGCTCGCGACGTGCACCCTCGACGCACTAGGCCGACTCATGTAGTCTCGGACACCACGTTGCCGGAGGAGCCATGAAGCTGGGAATCATTGGGGACGCACACCTGGGCGCGACGGACTACTCCGAAAAACGGCGCGCCGACTTCTCACGTCGAGAGCGCCTCTGGGCCAGCATGAAGAGACACGAGCTAAAACTGCGCAATGCGGGGTGGCGGTTGCGGCGAGGTTTCCTTCAGCTCGCGGTTCATGATTTCGACCCCAAGCTGTCCGTCGGTGAACTGGGGGGGGAGGCTGGGGGAACTGGTACGAGTAATGGTTCCGGCGGTCGATCTGGGCATTGCCTGAACCATGCGGCCTCATCCTCCACGCCTAGACACGACCGGCACTCGTAACCGCCCCGCAAACGCCATCACTCCCTCGACATCGAACAACCTCTCCACCGCGAGCCTTCTCGCCATCCGTTCCGGCAAGCACCTTTGAAATTTGCTCACCTCCTCGAGCTTCGCGTCGTTCGCCTCGCCGCCCGCAACCTCCTCCCACCGCAGCCCCGCGAGCCTGAGCACATCTTCCCGCACGGCTCCGACCTCGACGTGCCCCTTCCGCTTCAGCGACCAGTTCCCGGCCGTCCACTCCCCCGCGCCCACCCGCTCGAGCCCACTTGCGAGCAACCGATTCAACGCTCCCCCGGCGAACGTGTACCAGCGGATCGTCTCCCCATCGTCCTCCAGCGGCGTCTCACCCTCGCCCACGAGCCCGTCGTAGTCCTCCCGCAGCTCCCGCAACTCAGCCCCCGCCGCATCGGACAACCACGCATGCTGCTCGTCACCGGCCAGCGTTCGCTTGATCTCCGCGCACACCGCCCCCGACATCATCGAAGGCGTTCCCAACCAAACCGGCACGCGCCCGGCCTTCGCAGGCGTCACACGGCACACCGCCTTCGACCACTCGACCTGCCCGACCTGCCAGGAGCGTCCCGCGAGCCGAAAGCTTCCGCCGCCCGGCTTCTCGAGCACGGCGCGGACAAACGCCGTCTCCACGATACCCACATCCTGGTTTCCATGCATCACCCGCATCGCCTGCGGGGCGTCGAAGACCGCGTAGAGCTCGAAGAAGTTCTTCCGACCGAACCGTAGCTCTCCCGCTACCCCCAGCGATAAAAGACCATCAGCCTCGTGTAGGATGTCACGCGCGATCATCGTGTCGACGAGCTCCGCCACGTCCGCCTCGTCCAGCCCGTGAAATGGCGTCGCCGATGCCACCCATTCGCGGACGCGATGCCGCGAGATCCCGCCCTCCTGAAGCACGAGCGCCATGATCTGATGCGCTAGCACGTGCGCGGCAGCGTGCACGGGACGCACGCTCTCCACCCATCCGCGCTCGGCCAAGCGAAGCAAGGCGACCGCCTGCACGAGTGTCTCCGGGCTCTCGCACAGGAACGTGCAGTTCGCCCTCGTCCCCGCACGCCGCCCCGTGCGACCCATGCGCTGAAGCAAGCTCGCGACCGAGGACGGCGCGTCGACTTGGATCACGAGATCGAGATCGCCGATGTCGATGCCTAGCTCCATCGTTGACGTACAGACAATCGCTGTGTTCGTCCCCGCCACGAAGTGCGCCTCGGCCAGCTGTCGATCGGCGCGGCTCACGGCGCTGTGGTGCACGAAGACTTCGACGCCACGACCGGCCATCGCCGCTGCCACCCGCTCGGCCTGGCTGCGGCTCTCAACGAATATGAGGCTCTTTTTGCCTTGCCCGAGCCGTGCCGCCTCCCGAGCCGCGTCCGCAACGTCGGAGACTCGGTCAATCAGCAAATTCCGTTCGGCCAGTGGCCGTGGCGGATCGACGAGACGAAATGGCCGTCGACTCGATCCCTGGAACCACGCGCCAATCTCCTCCGGGTTTCCCACCGTCGCCGACAAGCCGATACGCTGGAGATCCCGGCCGCAGAAGTGTGTGAGCCGCTCCAGAAGGGCAACGAGATGCGCGCCTCGGTCATCCCCGGCGAACGCGTGGATCTCGTCCACGATGACAGCCGATAGCTGGCGAAACAGATTGCGCGCGCTCGTCTTCTGACTGATGAGCATCACCTCGAGCGATTCGGGCGTCGTGAGCAGGAGGTGCGCAGGCTCCCTCGCAAATCGGGCCTTCTTCGTGGCAGCCACGTCGCCATGCCATTTGAATGCGTCGAGCCCCACCATCCGCGCATAAGCGCGAATGCGCTCTTCCACGTTGTTCAACAGCGCGCGGATCGGACACACGTAAAGCGCCGCGACGGGGTCGAGCCCCTCGCTCAGGATGCGGGACAGCACGGGAAAAATGCTGGCCTCGGTTTTTCCGCCCGCCGTCGGCGCCAGGACGACCACGTTGCAGCCGTCGAGAACCGCATCGACGGCGAGCTCTTGCACCGGGCGTAAGCTCCGCCATCCCAGGTCGTTCACGATGCCGTGACGGAGCTGGGGATGCAGACGGACGAAGCTGCTCATGCTCAGCCGTCCAGGCGACGCGTCGACCGCTTGCGAGTCCGTGCGGGCTTCGTTTCCGAGGGCTTCTCCTCCGCCGGCTTGGCCTCGGTGGTTTGCTCTTCGAGGTCCAGCTGCGCCGAAGGTGCGATCCCCCTGCGGGCCGCAAGCTCCTCGGGCCGCAGCTCGGCCTCGTTTACTTCGAGCTTGTAGCGACCACGCGGATCGTAGTCGGAGTGCTGATCGACCTTGTCCAGCACATCGACCACTTCTTTCAAGAAAATGCGCGGACAAACTGCAACTTGTCCGCCAAAACCGCTCGTCACCTCGCGGACCATGGCCTCGAGAAAGGCGTCATCGGCGACGGTCTGAACACGGGCGCCCTCTTGCGCTGGGAACAGGCCCCGCACCCTCTGCCCCACGAGAAGAAGGCGCTGCGTGTCGAACGGAAGAAGGCGGACCTGCAAAGCGCGAAGGTTATCGTGGCGCGGGTCTTCCTCGAAGCGCGGAGCAATCCGCTGGTAGAGCGGCGGCAGTGACTTGAGGCCCTTGTAGCCGTCGAAGAACTCAGGCGTGCCAGTGACGACGAGGTACAGTCCCGGAAGGTCGTTGTTCGCCAGCATGTCGACGAGCTGGCGAAGCGCATTCAACGATTTTTCGCGTGCCGGAGCGGACATGCGTTGCACGGTCTCCACCTCGTCGAGCACGACGACGAGCCCCGCATATCCCGATTGTCGGAGTAGCATGAGCACGCCGCGCAGGAATGCGAGCGCCGCTTGCCCATCCACGTTTCCCTTCACACCTGCCCGGCTCGTCACCGTGCGATCGACGTTCGGTTGCCCCGAGAGCCACGCGAGGAGCTGCTGGGCCGTGCCGAAGTCGTTTGCGGACATGGCGCGGTGGTAGGCGCGGAGCACCTGGGTAAACGCCGGGTTGTAGGCCCGAAGGGCCGCGAGCTTGTCCTCGAGACGCTCCTCGACGGCCGTGATGAACGCGGGATCATCGTCGGAGAGTCCACGCAGCGCGGTCACCTGTTCGCCCACGTCGAAGAGCCACGCGTCGACGATCGAGGGGAACGCGGGCGAGCCCTCGGCTGCGGTGGTGAGCCGCTCCATGAGGCGCCGGTACACCGTCTCGAGGTGCTGTAGTGGCGTGTCGTTGATCGAGATCTGGACCTCCGACGTCGCGAAGCGTCGCGCACGGGCGCGCGCACAGAGCAAGCGTGTCGCGAAGGTCTTGCCGCTGCCGTACTCGCCGCGGATCCACTTCGATAGACCGCGCCCCGCGCCGCTGCTCACGAAGTCGAGTTCCGCGTCCACGGCGTCCATCAGCTTGTCGAGGCCGGTCGCGATGTGGTGGAGCCCGCGCTCCGGCACCGCGCCTGCGCGCAGGGCTGCGACGATCTCGCGGGCTTCTATCTCGCTCACGGTCATGCGTTCCTCCGGCGCTCGGGCGGCACGAAGGTGTACTGCTGCTCGCCGTTCGGCAACCGATCCGTGGAGAAACATGGCGC contains the following coding sequences:
- a CDS encoding protein phosphatase 2C domain-containing protein codes for the protein MGIFDIVVAEAECPRCGDLQPWRIQYKYGYCRLHEYTLGDAICWFDPPGRRAPLIDMGENVAGLVAVSGTPEAACRHCKVEPDEATVWFRDNVVESVEVGVPVPNDDFIPVTPPLEWLQVWSQRRAGSANEDRLEASCRGRRWTLVIADGAGGLSGGALAAQRAAEAVSALGADMELTPATWCERLVQLDREMSADPKCGETTLVVVQVSGSELWGASIGDSGALLVEAGRVVELTARQKRKPLLGSGECMPTSIERQPLTGRLLLASDGLLKYLPQPRLSGIALAGDVRSAVDALVEAVELPSGRFHDDVAVILAEHVVRS
- the brxD gene encoding BREX system ATP-binding protein BrxD — its product is MTVSEIEAREIVAALRAGAVPERGLHHIATGLDKLMDAVDAELDFVSSGAGRGLSKWIRGEYGSGKTFATRLLCARARARRFATSEVQISINDTPLQHLETVYRRLMERLTTAAEGSPAFPSIVDAWLFDVGEQVTALRGLSDDDPAFITAVEERLEDKLAALRAYNPAFTQVLRAYHRAMSANDFGTAQQLLAWLSGQPNVDRTVTSRAGVKGNVDGQAALAFLRGVLMLLRQSGYAGLVVVLDEVETVQRMSAPAREKSLNALRQLVDMLANNDLPGLYLVVTGTPEFFDGYKGLKSLPPLYQRIAPRFEEDPRHDNLRALQVRLLPFDTQRLLLVGQRVRGLFPAQEGARVQTVADDAFLEAMVREVTSGFGGQVAVCPRIFLKEVVDVLDKVDQHSDYDPRGRYKLEVNEAELRPEELAARRGIAPSAQLDLEEQTTEAKPAEEKPSETKPARTRKRSTRRLDG
- a CDS encoding DEAD/DEAH box helicase: MSSFVRLHPQLRHGIVNDLGWRSLRPVQELAVDAVLDGCNVVVLAPTAGGKTEASIFPVLSRILSEGLDPVAALYVCPIRALLNNVEERIRAYARMVGLDAFKWHGDVAATKKARFAREPAHLLLTTPESLEVMLISQKTSARNLFRQLSAVIVDEIHAFAGDDRGAHLVALLERLTHFCGRDLQRIGLSATVGNPEEIGAWFQGSSRRPFRLVDPPRPLAERNLLIDRVSDVADAAREAARLGQGKKSLIFVESRSQAERVAAAMAGRGVEVFVHHSAVSRADRQLAEAHFVAGTNTAIVCTSTMELGIDIGDLDLVIQVDAPSSVASLLQRMGRTGRRAGTRANCTFLCESPETLVQAVALLRLAERGWVESVRPVHAAAHVLAHQIMALVLQEGGISRHRVREWVASATPFHGLDEADVAELVDTMIARDILHEADGLLSLGVAGELRFGRKNFFELYAVFDAPQAMRVMHGNQDVGIVETAFVRAVLEKPGGGSFRLAGRSWQVGQVEWSKAVCRVTPAKAGRVPVWLGTPSMMSGAVCAEIKRTLAGDEQHAWLSDAAGAELRELREDYDGLVGEGETPLEDDGETIRWYTFAGGALNRLLASGLERVGAGEWTAGNWSLKRKGHVEVGAVREDVLRLAGLRWEEVAGGEANDAKLEEVSKFQRCLPERMARRLAVERLFDVEGVMAFAGRLRVPVVSRRGG
- a CDS encoding sigma-70 family RNA polymerase sigma factor, encoding MNTPQATAPTSSTPRWQAALAAVSLALLSVLVLLPLAVTLLALWAGVLGLASAWALDAIGARETHVVEGAVAIAASLLGLTGFVALIGAIASVVRKLGSRGAPSRPAASQPVGYYVPPIPPPKERSSWYRELFRHPWLSLGGVALFVDGCVVPFQASRVIRMPLDLLGGFILAGATLLFLFAAALSTRGWWLWMRSLWTGVRRSAFFAGLVTAGSLAVSVIALLIGNALGQVASALSAQEMARALETCSGSTTACSRQVVQGALGGKPRSLAPAQAGEITTPEEEAGFNRCVEALHHRDAYGNSDRSEGIRIAYGYTRDKDSAEEIVQEIIVAVCTRSQRLRNVREYFFKSVRNAAFKETRQGRRSCPLDPNDPPPFPVACFQDGPIPDLLREEAREKAVYDALCGLKPEERKVIVQHLWEDRPHAEIAQRLNLTTEAVRQRYSRAVRALKEKFDERCQ
- a CDS encoding B12-binding domain-containing radical SAM protein codes for the protein MPAARALLVVPPLLKYSAGPLLGPALLVAAARAAGHEADALDLSIRWIRERLPPDLELPASTVVGDHDKPGALLSALQRETFVPMLQVYLTDFDRLGDADPHLSLTCSHDAVDAAVERLVASPVGHWIRSQLESSTRPDVFGVSVLFSGQVLLGLVASAIARELWPSVQIVWGGAHVTALQDRIVQDARFGRFVDTFVIGYAERTFVELLDAVARDLPLPQECLRAGGRMVRRAVDDPTHAPVFQDLSLYGLPRLTLPTQASRGCSYGKCEFCTYPTIEGVYRTLQDAVVEPVVRTAAERGANVAFKDSLLVPKRLAALSEQIAGRVRWSGCTKLHASLDATALRRLSLGGCDTLEVGLETIDPEQQRRIDKKQSKGLFLRVLDAAGEAGVGLVVNYITGFPEQNAVAAAEELAWVREELSRRTGLRAVVEHNDFQLERLSPMARSPDAWGIAITGEWPWASVLGWRMATAPRALPGLRVVA
- a CDS encoding tyrosine-type recombinase/integrase, whose protein sequence is TSEERSPKQKPAPRRRADIPPPLHQSSRENVASLQDSVRVDSEGRSHGEIHTPKTGQREIPISRELARLLAPIVKRGPREAHVALNDHGKPWGQFGIDQAFERVCRRAGLSGWSVYGLRHYAITSWLRAGIPVHVVQKMAGHKHLATTQKYVHFLKQDLEEAARRLPVRRTRQNAKTDGQDEDQS